Proteins encoded together in one Mastomys coucha isolate ucsf_1 unplaced genomic scaffold, UCSF_Mcou_1 pScaffold16, whole genome shotgun sequence window:
- the Exosc8 gene encoding exosome complex component RRP43 isoform X2, with translation MAAGFKTVEPLEYYRRFLKENCRPDGRELGEFRTTTVNIGSISTADGSALVKLGNTTVICGVKAEFAAPPVDAPDRGYVVPNVDLPPLCSSRFRTGPPGEEAQVTSQFIADVIENSQIIKKEDLCISPGKLAWVLYCDLICLDYDGNILDACTFALLAALKNVQLPEVTINEETALAEVNLKKKSYLNVRTNPVATSFAVFDDTLLIVDPTGEEEHLSTGTFTIVMDEEGKLCCLHKPGGSGLTGAKLQDCMSRAVTRHKEVSKLLDEVIQSMKHK, from the exons ATGGCGGCTGGGTTCAA AACTGTGGAACCGCTGGAATATTACAGGAGATTTCTG aaagaaaactgCCGTCCTGATGGAAGAGAACTTGGTGAATTCAGAACCACAACTGTCAACATAG GTTCAATCAGTACGGCGGATGGCTCTGCTCTAGTGAAGCTGGGGAATACCACAGTCATTTGTGGAGTCAAAGCA GAATTTGCAGCACCACCAGTAGATGCCCCCGATAGAGGTTATGTCG TCCCTAATGTGGATCTACCACCGCTGTGTTCATCGAGGTTTCGGACTGGACCTCCTGGGGAAGAGGCTCAAGTAACCAGCCAGTTCATTGCAGATGTCATTGAGAA CTCACAGATAATTAAGAAAGAGGACTTATGCATTTCTCCAGGCAAG CTTGCTTGGGTTCTATACTGTGACCTTATTTGTCTAGACTACGATGGAAACATTTTGGATGCCTGCACATTTGCTTTGTTAGCAGCTTTAAAGAATG TACAGCTGCCTGAAGTTACTATAAATGAAGAGACTGCTTTAGCAGAAgtcaatttaaagaagaaaagttacTTGAATGTTAGAACAAACCCAGTTGCTACTTCCTTTGCTGTATTTGATGA cactTTACTGATAGTTGATCCTACGGGAGAGGAGGAACACCTGTCAACGGGAACCTTCACGATAGTAATGGATGAAGAAGGCAAGCTGTGCTGTCTTCACAAGCCAG GTGGGAGTGGGCTGACTGGAGCCAAACTTCAGGACTGCATGAGTCGAGCAGTAACGAGACACAAAGAAGTGAGCAAGCTACTGGATGAAGTAATTCAGAGCATGAAACACAAATGA
- the Exosc8 gene encoding exosome complex component RRP43 isoform X1, translated as MAAGFKTVEPLEYYRRFLKENCRPDGRELGEFRTTTVNIGSISTADGSALVKLGNTTVICGVKAEFAAPPVDAPDRGYVVFLSVPNVDLPPLCSSRFRTGPPGEEAQVTSQFIADVIENSQIIKKEDLCISPGKLAWVLYCDLICLDYDGNILDACTFALLAALKNVQLPEVTINEETALAEVNLKKKSYLNVRTNPVATSFAVFDDTLLIVDPTGEEEHLSTGTFTIVMDEEGKLCCLHKPGGSGLTGAKLQDCMSRAVTRHKEVSKLLDEVIQSMKHK; from the exons ATGGCGGCTGGGTTCAA AACTGTGGAACCGCTGGAATATTACAGGAGATTTCTG aaagaaaactgCCGTCCTGATGGAAGAGAACTTGGTGAATTCAGAACCACAACTGTCAACATAG GTTCAATCAGTACGGCGGATGGCTCTGCTCTAGTGAAGCTGGGGAATACCACAGTCATTTGTGGAGTCAAAGCA GAATTTGCAGCACCACCAGTAGATGCCCCCGATAGAGGTTATGTCG TGTTTCTTTCAGTCCCTAATGTGGATCTACCACCGCTGTGTTCATCGAGGTTTCGGACTGGACCTCCTGGGGAAGAGGCTCAAGTAACCAGCCAGTTCATTGCAGATGTCATTGAGAA CTCACAGATAATTAAGAAAGAGGACTTATGCATTTCTCCAGGCAAG CTTGCTTGGGTTCTATACTGTGACCTTATTTGTCTAGACTACGATGGAAACATTTTGGATGCCTGCACATTTGCTTTGTTAGCAGCTTTAAAGAATG TACAGCTGCCTGAAGTTACTATAAATGAAGAGACTGCTTTAGCAGAAgtcaatttaaagaagaaaagttacTTGAATGTTAGAACAAACCCAGTTGCTACTTCCTTTGCTGTATTTGATGA cactTTACTGATAGTTGATCCTACGGGAGAGGAGGAACACCTGTCAACGGGAACCTTCACGATAGTAATGGATGAAGAAGGCAAGCTGTGCTGTCTTCACAAGCCAG GTGGGAGTGGGCTGACTGGAGCCAAACTTCAGGACTGCATGAGTCGAGCAGTAACGAGACACAAAGAAGTGAGCAAGCTACTGGATGAAGTAATTCAGAGCATGAAACACAAATGA